The Syntrophorhabdaceae bacterium genome has a window encoding:
- a CDS encoding PAS domain S-box protein: MKAKTRKKEEQKERPPDKLDVHRDVTLRKQMEKALIESEDRYRIAIEHSNDGVAMVRGDNHVFVNKRFLEIFGYEQVEEIIGKPISLTVHPDDCERVLRNNRGRQKNESVPSIYEMKGIRKNGETVHIEVSATNISLNGEPASLAYLRDVTSRKQREKELAESVEKITQAKQEWESLVDSLSELVIVLDERGYIIRSNRGAESWGFAHPGDMERQTPHDVLHPYCTKSDCYLKDFISNGLKDSAIGKPVELEVKDEVLKRYFDIRMRPIRTQQNKTSMSKPVTKNNEANRMNRGFTVLVLHDITERRQTKESLSEAYEELKEAQQELIRIEKLALLGKFSSGIAHEIRNPLANIRASAQFCLAQYERDKEIKKHLKIMLRNSDHANKIIKDLLDLAKPSDVSLKSGSINDAINMVCNLVKTRCEKQHILLHKKISGKLSPILMDEERMRKALLNFVDNALDAMPKGGKLIVNAYPYFDENKIIITIQDTGKGIPQEDLENIFHPFFTTKRTGIGLGLCLADEVISSHKGKLSVTSGVGEGTTITIDLPIAREN; encoded by the coding sequence ATGAAAGCAAAGACAAGAAAAAAAGAAGAACAGAAAGAAAGACCGCCAGACAAGCTCGATGTTCACCGCGACGTCACGCTCCGTAAGCAGATGGAAAAGGCGCTTATTGAGAGTGAAGACCGTTACAGGATAGCAATAGAACATTCCAATGATGGTGTTGCCATGGTGCGTGGCGATAACCATGTTTTTGTAAATAAGAGATTTCTGGAAATTTTCGGCTACGAGCAGGTAGAAGAGATCATAGGGAAACCCATATCGCTTACAGTACACCCCGATGATTGTGAACGCGTCCTGCGGAATAACCGGGGAAGGCAGAAAAACGAATCCGTACCGTCCATATATGAAATGAAAGGTATCAGGAAAAATGGCGAGACGGTTCATATTGAGGTTTCGGCGACAAACATATCGTTGAATGGAGAACCCGCTTCTCTTGCTTACTTAAGAGATGTCACCAGCCGCAAACAAAGGGAAAAGGAGCTTGCAGAGAGTGTAGAAAAGATTACACAGGCAAAACAGGAATGGGAATCACTGGTAGATTCCCTCAGTGAGCTTGTCATCGTCCTTGATGAAAGGGGATATATTATCCGTTCCAACCGGGGAGCTGAAAGTTGGGGTTTCGCACATCCCGGCGATATGGAAAGACAGACACCGCACGATGTTCTCCATCCATATTGCACAAAGTCTGACTGTTACCTCAAGGATTTTATATCAAACGGTTTAAAGGATTCAGCGATCGGTAAACCCGTGGAATTGGAGGTGAAGGACGAGGTATTGAAGCGGTATTTCGATATACGGATGAGGCCTATCCGTACCCAGCAGAATAAAACATCCATGTCAAAGCCTGTCACAAAAAATAATGAAGCAAACCGGATGAACAGGGGTTTTACTGTCCTTGTCCTGCATGACATAACGGAGCGCAGGCAGACGAAGGAGTCACTTTCGGAGGCATATGAAGAACTGAAAGAGGCCCAACAGGAATTGATTCGCATCGAGAAATTGGCCCTTCTGGGAAAATTTTCATCGGGTATAGCCCATGAGATCAGAAACCCTCTTGCAAATATCCGTGCCTCTGCCCAGTTTTGTCTTGCTCAATACGAACGCGATAAAGAGATCAAGAAACACCTGAAAATCATGTTGAGGAATTCTGATCATGCAAACAAGATCATAAAAGACCTTTTGGACCTTGCAAAACCGAGCGATGTTTCTCTGAAATCAGGCAGCATAAATGATGCGATAAACATGGTATGTAATCTTGTAAAGACACGGTGCGAAAAACAGCACATACTTTTGCATAAGAAGATATCCGGTAAATTGTCCCCTATCTTAATGGACGAAGAACGTATGAGAAAGGCCCTCCTCAATTTCGTTGATAATGCCCTGGATGCTATGCCGAAAGGCGGAAAACTTATCGTGAATGCTTACCCATACTTTGACGAAAACAAAATAATCATTACTATCCAGGATACAGGAAAGGGTATCCCGCAGGAAGATCTCGAAAATATTTTTCACCCCTTTTTTACTACGAAACGTACCGGCATAGGATTAGGATTATGCCTTGCAGATGAGGTAATAAGCTCTCACAAGGGAAAGCTTTCCGTTACCAGCGGGGTGGGGGAAGGCACAACGATCACAATAGATCTGCCGATTGCACGGGAAAATTAA
- a CDS encoding response regulator transcription factor: MKLFIADDSEMMRERIRELALAVEGIELVGEAGDVRASIKGILDLKPDVVILDIRMPGGSGLDVLREMKRHLKTPLIIVLTNYPFPEYKEIAIKLGANHFFDKATEFDEVQRALERMLQDKKVKEKSDNGQ, encoded by the coding sequence ATGAAACTGTTCATTGCTGATGATTCAGAGATGATGCGGGAACGGATAAGAGAGTTGGCTTTAGCAGTAGAAGGGATTGAACTGGTAGGGGAGGCGGGAGATGTCCGGGCGTCTATCAAGGGTATCCTGGACCTGAAACCGGACGTAGTGATCCTTGATATACGTATGCCGGGAGGCAGCGGTCTCGATGTCCTCCGGGAAATGAAACGGCATCTAAAGACTCCTTTAATCATTGTACTTACCAATTATCCCTTCCCGGAATACAAGGAGATAGCAATTAAATTGGGGGCAAACCATTTCTTTGATAAGGCTACAGAATTCGATGAGGTACAAAGAGCTCTGGAAAGAATGCTGCAGGACAAAAAAGTCAAGGAGAAGTCAGACAATGGCCAGTGA